The window CTTGAATCTGGGGTTGGTTTAAATATTCTGTTCCTCCTGGTAACTTTTGCCATAGTAAGAGGCGATTAATATTTAGCAGATAGGAGGAATAATTAGAAAGGGTAAAAGCCTTGCTTTCCTTAGCATTTCCTTCAAATTCTGAAGGAGAAAGAGAAGCGGCCAAGTTAAAAAGTTTTTGAAAGATGTAGGGAACTTTTTCTTCAATAGAAAGATTAGGCTTAATTTTATAAATCTTATCTAAAATGCGCGCTTGTTTTATAAAATCCCCATTCCCTTTAGGAAAATGAACTTGGATGATTGCGTTGTAAAGAGAGGCCATGGAAAGAGGTGTTACAGATAGAGGAGAAAGAGGTGGGATTTCTTTAGAGGAGGTTGAAGAAGCAGTAGAAATAGAAGATTGAGGAGCGGTTGGGGCAAGGGAGGAAGAACTTTGGTGGATTTGGCGCAATTTTTTGAGGGCAAATTGTCTAATCTTTTTATTTTCTCCTAATAATTTTTCCGTCCATTTATAACTTAGCTTATCTTTCTGGTTCAGTTCTTCACTGTCTTGGCTCATCAACTCTTCCAATTGATTCTCTAGCATTTTCTTTAAGGTTGAATGCTCTTGAATGGAAGGTTCTTCTAAAAGATTGAATAAGAGCTCAGTGTAGCGCTCTTTATAAGAGTCTGCAGAAGGAAGGCTTTTTTCTTTGCCTTTTTCTTTATCAGAAAAAGCGAGAGGAAGGGACTGTAAAGATGAAGAAGCCTCTGAGGAGCGTTTAAGGCAAAATTCAAGATAGGCTTGGGCCTTTTCATACGTAGGAGTTAATTGCAAAGCTTGTAGTAAAGCTTCTATAGCAGCTGCATGGTCTCCTTTTTCAGCAAGCTCTTTACCACGTAAGAAATGTCCTACAGCTTCCTCACTAGGCTCATGCTTAATTTCTTCTAATGGATGAGATTCAGCCGTTTCAGCCAGGTGCCTGACCGTGTAGTTAGGTGCATGCCTTTCAATAAGCGTTCTATCTAGAGGACAGAGTTTATTGCGTGCTAAGCATTGGATGACGGTATCTTCGTTAAAGGTATGGCCACAAGGAAACAAAGTAACCGCCCGAGTCATCAGCTCTCCTGAGACGGGATCTTCTATATTCTCTGAAACTGTAGTACGAAAAGTTATTGGGGTGCTAGAAGTAGGATCGGACGGCATCATATAAAAGCTCCTTAAGATTTTATGGTAAGCTATTACCTTATGGGACAGATGTAGCCTGCTTTTTAAGGAACTAGCCCTTACCTTTTTACCAGAAAATTACTCTTTTTCTTTTTTATTAAGCAATTTTTATTTTAAGAAAAAAGGAAGGGTCATCTATCTTCTATAGAAGCTTTAGCGATCTCTCTTATTCCTTTCTCAATTTTTAGCTTATCTTCCCATACGTTGGTGAGTTTAGACCGAGCCGATTATCATAGTTGTAAAAAGCTTAGGAGGCCTACAAAGGTTCACTTTCTCTTCCTACTCACTTTACAGTCATAACTTACTTAAAAAGCATAGATTATCATATCCGCAGCCATTTTCAGTCCAATCGCGTCTATCAAATTATGATGAACTAACAGAGGTAGCATTTATTTCCTAAAAAGCGATTTTCCTCAACCCTAAGCTCAATAAGTTGAGGAAGCCGCCGAATCTCCGCAGGAATAGCAGTTAGCTGGTTGCCCCTTAAGTCAAGTATTTCCAACTGAGAAAGCTGCCCAATTTCCACATGGAGGTAAGCTAGCTGGTTGTTGCTTAAGTCAAGCATTACCAGCTGAGAAAGCTGCCCAATTTTTGCAGGAAGAGCGGTTAGCCGGTTGCAACTTAAGTCAAGCCATTTCAGCTGAGACAATTGCCCGATTTCTGCAGGTAGAGCGGTTAGCTGGTTGTAACTTAAGATAAGCGTTTGCAGTTCAGACAATTGTCCGATTTCTGGAGGCAAACTGGTGAGATGGTTATGGCATAAGTTAAGCATTTCCAGCTTAGCAAGCTGCCCGGTCTCTGCAGGTAGAGCAGTTAGCTGGTTGCCGCCTAAGCAAAGCGTGTCAAGCTTAGTAAGCTGCCCGATTTCTACAGGAAGAGCGGTTAGCTGGTTGCAACTTAAGTCAAGCGTTGTCAGCTGAGAAAGCTGCCCGATCTCTGCAGGAAGAGCAGTTAGCTGGTTGCTGCTTAAGCAAAGCGTGTCAAGCTTAGTAAGCTGCCCGATTTCTGGCGGCAAAA is drawn from Neochlamydia sp. AcF84 and contains these coding sequences:
- a CDS encoding leucine-rich repeat domain-containing protein translates to MMPSDPTSSTPITFRTTVSENIEDPVSGELMTRAVTLFPCGHTFNEDTVIQCLARNKLCPLDRTLIERHAPNYTVRHLAETAESHPLEEIKHEPSEEAVGHFLRGKELAEKGDHAAAIEALLQALQLTPTYEKAQAYLEFCLKRSSEASSSLQSLPLAFSDKEKGKEKSLPSADSYKERYTELLFNLLEEPSIQEHSTLKKMLENQLEELMSQDSEELNQKDKLSYKWTEKLLGENKKIRQFALKKLRQIHQSSSSLAPTAPQSSISTASSTSSKEIPPLSPLSVTPLSMASLYNAIIQVHFPKGNGDFIKQARILDKIYKIKPNLSIEEKVPYIFQKLFNLAASLSPSEFEGNAKESKAFTLSNYSSYLLNINRLLLWQKLPGGTEYLNQPQIQALPLKKKGELLTQWIEGHGKNIVTLNLNDLGLTFLPPELWQLTKLEELCLNGSQLTHLPAKIGQLSQLKFLHLRWNQLTDIPAEIGQLSQLRWLCLNGNQLTDIPEEIGQLSQLRWLYLSQNQLASLPAAIGQLSQLETLDLSYNQLTAIPAEIRRLPQLIEVRIEENRFLGNKCYLW